The following are encoded in a window of Sphaerisporangium siamense genomic DNA:
- a CDS encoding glycosyltransferase — MTPARLLAAAQALAAVAVAVRLGRGRRRLPPLTAPPSHADGAVPSISVVIPARDEEQRVAPCLTAVLADPAVTEVIVVDDESTDGTAALAASLGATVVTGAPLPPGWVGKQWALHQGLRRARGTVVVTLDADTRPRPGLFAALADALDGRDLVSAGPRFVCDGVAEQALHASFLATLVYRFGPIGPPAPPPPHRIVANGQCLAFRRDAMLRADGFTRVRRHLTDDVALARALAAEGWTVAFLDAGGLLEVDMHESPSGVWREWGRSLPLADVTAPAWQAADLAVVWLTTALPVLRLAAGRPTRLDLTLLAVRALLAGALRGSYARPGAGVALSVLLDPATAARLTHATLRPPRTWRNRTYPGPARDRTRAAGTVTGGGRPGPPGRSAGR; from the coding sequence GTGACCCCCGCGCGCCTGCTCGCCGCGGCCCAGGCGCTCGCCGCCGTGGCCGTGGCCGTACGGCTGGGGCGAGGCCGGCGGCGCCTCCCCCCGCTGACCGCTCCGCCGTCGCACGCCGACGGGGCGGTCCCGTCGATCTCGGTGGTGATCCCGGCCAGGGACGAGGAGCAGCGCGTCGCGCCCTGCCTGACGGCCGTGCTCGCCGACCCGGCCGTCACCGAGGTGATCGTCGTGGACGACGAGTCCACCGACGGCACCGCCGCCCTCGCCGCCTCCCTCGGCGCGACGGTCGTCACGGGCGCCCCCTTGCCCCCCGGCTGGGTCGGCAAGCAGTGGGCGCTGCACCAGGGGCTGCGGCGGGCGCGCGGCACGGTCGTCGTCACGCTGGACGCCGACACCAGGCCCCGTCCCGGCCTGTTCGCCGCGCTCGCGGACGCGCTGGACGGACGCGACCTGGTGAGCGCGGGCCCGCGGTTCGTCTGCGACGGGGTGGCCGAGCAGGCCCTGCACGCCTCGTTCCTCGCCACGCTCGTCTACCGCTTCGGCCCGATCGGCCCGCCCGCTCCGCCGCCGCCGCACCGGATCGTCGCCAACGGCCAGTGCCTCGCCTTCCGGCGCGACGCGATGCTGCGTGCCGACGGCTTCACCCGGGTGCGCCGCCACCTGACCGACGACGTCGCCCTCGCCCGCGCCCTCGCCGCCGAGGGATGGACGGTCGCCTTCCTGGACGCGGGCGGCCTGCTGGAGGTCGACATGCACGAGTCGCCCTCCGGCGTGTGGCGCGAATGGGGCAGATCTCTGCCGCTGGCAGACGTCACCGCACCCGCCTGGCAGGCCGCCGACCTCGCCGTCGTCTGGCTCACGACCGCGCTGCCGGTGCTCCGGCTCGCCGCCGGCCGCCCGACCCGGCTGGACCTCACCCTGCTCGCGGTGCGGGCGCTGCTCGCCGGCGCCCTGCGGGGCAGCTACGCCCGCCCGGGAGCCGGGGTCGCCCTGTCGGTCCTCCTCGACCCCGCCACGGCGGCGCGGCTGACCCACGCCACGCTCCGCCCCCCGCGAACCTGGCGGAACCGCACCTACCCCGGCCCGGCACGCGACCGGACGCGCGCCGCCGGCACCGTCACCGGCGGCGGCCGGCCAGGGCCGCCTGGCCGAAGCGCAGGCCGATGA
- a CDS encoding phytoene desaturase family protein — MAEVIVVGGGVGGMVSALLLARDGHAVRLYERLPRLGGKLAERRREGFTFSLGPSLLTLPGLFRDLGVPLDLVEPDELCRYRFADGSTLRAYRDPGRTAAEVERLAPGEGDRWRAFYRWAGDCLAASRRTFFSAPLALPTHLPPSRQRPRAADLRAVAPGRTLDGLARRFFRDPRLRQYVGRYATYAGSSPYRAPAALGCVPAIEHGEGGWYVPGGLPRIAEALAVLLGKAGVEIHLGAEVAAVLADRARVRGVRLAGGETVAADAVVVNADAAALYGRLLPDRARLRRIARLGLSSSAFLLLAAVEGRTEGLPHHSIVFSADYREEFGDIFDRRRPPEDPTVYIGCSAVDDPTQAPPGAENWVMLVNVPAGDPARWPTSPDAYGELVLERLASRGHDLAGRLRFVETFTPADIRDRYGAPGGAIYGSAYGGPLAPFRRPGNRGPRRGLYLVGGSAHPGGGLPLVTMGGRIVADLVKHDFRRRSP; from the coding sequence ATGGCGGAGGTGATCGTGGTCGGCGGCGGCGTGGGCGGCATGGTGTCCGCGCTGCTGCTGGCCAGGGACGGGCACGCGGTCCGGTTGTACGAACGGCTGCCCCGGCTCGGCGGCAAGCTGGCCGAGCGCCGGCGGGAGGGGTTCACCTTCTCCCTCGGCCCGTCGCTGCTGACGCTGCCCGGCCTGTTCCGCGACCTCGGCGTGCCCCTCGACCTGGTCGAACCGGATGAACTGTGCCGCTATCGGTTCGCCGACGGCTCCACCCTGCGCGCCTACCGGGACCCCGGCAGGACCGCCGCCGAGGTGGAACGGCTCGCGCCGGGAGAGGGCGACCGCTGGCGGGCCTTCTACCGCTGGGCCGGGGACTGCCTGGCCGCGTCCCGGCGCACGTTCTTCTCCGCGCCGCTGGCGCTGCCGACCCATCTTCCCCCGTCGCGGCAGCGGCCGCGCGCCGCCGACCTGCGGGCCGTCGCCCCCGGGCGCACCCTCGACGGGCTGGCGCGCCGCTTCTTCCGCGACCCCCGCCTCCGGCAGTACGTCGGCCGGTACGCCACCTACGCCGGGTCCAGCCCCTACCGGGCTCCCGCGGCGCTCGGCTGCGTCCCCGCCATCGAGCACGGCGAAGGCGGCTGGTACGTGCCCGGAGGGCTGCCCAGGATCGCCGAGGCGCTGGCCGTCCTGCTCGGTAAGGCGGGCGTCGAGATCCACCTCGGCGCCGAGGTCGCCGCGGTGCTGGCCGACCGCGCCCGGGTGCGCGGGGTGAGGCTGGCGGGCGGCGAGACGGTGGCGGCCGACGCCGTGGTGGTGAACGCCGACGCGGCCGCCCTGTACGGCAGGCTGCTGCCCGACCGGGCCCGGCTGCGGCGGATCGCCAGGCTCGGCCTGTCGTCGTCGGCGTTCCTGCTGCTCGCGGCGGTGGAAGGTCGGACCGAAGGGCTGCCGCACCACTCGATCGTGTTCTCCGCCGACTACCGCGAGGAGTTCGGCGACATCTTCGACCGGCGGCGGCCGCCCGAGGACCCGACCGTCTACATCGGCTGCTCGGCCGTGGACGACCCCACCCAGGCCCCGCCGGGCGCGGAGAACTGGGTGATGCTGGTCAACGTCCCCGCGGGCGACCCCGCGCGCTGGCCCACGTCCCCCGACGCCTACGGCGAGCTGGTGCTGGAGCGGCTGGCCTCGCGCGGCCACGACCTGGCGGGCCGGCTGCGCTTCGTGGAGACGTTCACCCCGGCCGACATCCGCGACCGGTACGGCGCGCCGGGCGGCGCCATCTACGGCAGCGCGTACGGCGGGCCGCTCGCCCCGTTCCGGCGTCCCGGCAACCGCGGCCCCCGCCGCGGCCTGTACCTGGTCGGCGGGTCCGCCCACCCCGGCGGCGGCCTGCCCCTGGTCACCATGGGCGGCCGCATCGTCGCCGACCTCGTCAAGCACGACTTCCGGCGGCGTTCCCCGTGA
- a CDS encoding carotenoid biosynthesis protein encodes MRTTETPEEARTGDARRGPGRRFAAAGAFLLVAMICAQVVTGLLPEDVRMTTLVVVLFAGCALAYAAAGHGPARAAGAFAAAAAVGYAAEWIGIRTGLPFGDYRYGGLLWPSPGGVPLIVALAWAGMGLAAWAVACRIVPGRSRRRAAARAATGALALTAWDLFLDPQMTRLGLWEWADAGPYRGVPLSNFAGWLVVSLLVMVVIGAVAGEPVRGGGLVALYTVMAVMETVAFAAVFRPPDPLVAAVGGAAMGTFALLAWRRRWRR; translated from the coding sequence GTGAGGACGACGGAGACGCCAGAGGAGGCGCGGACCGGCGACGCGCGGCGCGGCCCCGGACGCCGGTTCGCCGCCGCCGGAGCCTTCCTGCTCGTCGCCATGATCTGCGCCCAGGTGGTGACAGGACTTCTCCCCGAAGACGTGCGGATGACCACGCTGGTCGTCGTCCTGTTCGCGGGATGCGCCCTGGCCTACGCGGCCGCCGGCCACGGCCCGGCCCGGGCCGCCGGCGCGTTCGCCGCCGCCGCTGCGGTGGGCTACGCCGCGGAGTGGATCGGCATCAGGACCGGCCTGCCGTTCGGCGACTACCGCTACGGCGGCCTGCTGTGGCCGAGCCCCGGCGGGGTGCCGCTGATCGTCGCCCTGGCCTGGGCCGGCATGGGCCTCGCGGCGTGGGCGGTCGCCTGCCGGATCGTCCCCGGCCGGTCCCGCCGCCGGGCGGCGGCGCGCGCGGCCACGGGGGCGCTCGCGCTGACCGCGTGGGACCTGTTCCTCGACCCGCAGATGACGCGCCTCGGCCTGTGGGAGTGGGCGGACGCGGGGCCCTACCGGGGCGTGCCGCTCAGCAACTTCGCGGGGTGGCTCGTGGTGTCCCTGCTGGTGATGGTCGTGATCGGCGCCGTCGCGGGCGAACCCGTGCGTGGCGGCGGCCTGGTCGCGCTCTACACGGTCATGGCGGTGATGGAGACGGTCGCCTTCGCGGCGGTGTTCCGCCCGCCCGACCCGCTGGTCGCCGCCGTGGGAGGCGCCGCGATGGGAACGTTCGCGCTGCTCGCCTGGAGGCGCCGATGGCGGAGGTGA
- a CDS encoding MmcQ/YjbR family DNA-binding protein, with the protein MGVSVEEFLGMLDRLPEVRQGDGGEWVSLKVRGKGFGYLWERTETVGLKATIEEQMALVAERPEVFEVQFTAGRFGWVVVHLDKIEPDELFELVTEAWCLTAPRPMVEAHEAAHGIGHSV; encoded by the coding sequence ATGGGCGTCAGCGTGGAAGAGTTTCTGGGCATGCTCGATCGCCTGCCCGAGGTGCGGCAGGGCGACGGGGGCGAGTGGGTCTCGCTGAAGGTGCGGGGCAAGGGCTTCGGGTATCTGTGGGAGCGCACGGAGACCGTGGGGCTGAAGGCGACCATCGAGGAGCAGATGGCGCTGGTGGCGGAACGGCCCGAGGTGTTCGAGGTGCAGTTCACCGCCGGGCGGTTCGGCTGGGTCGTCGTCCACCTGGACAAGATCGAGCCCGACGAGCTGTTCGAGCTGGTCACCGAGGCCTGGTGCCTCACCGCCCCCCGGCCGATGGTCGAGGCGCACGAGGCCGCGCACGGCATCGGCCACTCCGTCTGA
- a CDS encoding HesA/MoeB/ThiF family protein, translating into MRRPRVKAEHRPHRFADGTVRIGGEIYGVAAEIDDPDGWAWAALSLMDGTLPTAALVSRLRTIFPEMSGQVAESVVAQLVDSGYVEDAAAVPPPELTPREVERYSRNHAYFRRVDLTPRVHGWEAQLALKKARVVVLGLGGTGSHAAWALAAAGVGRLHCVDPDVVEPSNLNRQALYGEADIGHGKAEVAVRRLREFNSAVTITGARRRVETRPQLAELIAGADMLALCADEPRGHGLRVWANRECARAGIPWAGGGYSGPLVTVGVYAPGHPCYECVSAGEQARRRPGSPADLGGPGVIATSAGISGHLVAHAVITQLTGVPAIPPGRVGGLNLIAPDQLIDVRHPSRKECPVCGPGRDGH; encoded by the coding sequence GTGCGTCGCCCCAGGGTGAAGGCCGAGCATCGCCCGCACCGGTTCGCCGACGGGACCGTGCGCATCGGCGGCGAGATCTACGGCGTGGCGGCGGAGATCGACGATCCCGACGGGTGGGCGTGGGCGGCGCTCTCACTCATGGACGGAACCCTCCCGACCGCCGCCCTAGTGTCGCGACTAAGAACCATTTTCCCGGAAATGTCCGGCCAAGTGGCGGAGTCCGTCGTCGCCCAGCTCGTCGATTCCGGATACGTCGAGGACGCCGCCGCCGTGCCCCCGCCCGAGCTGACCCCGCGGGAAGTGGAACGCTACAGCAGGAACCACGCCTATTTCCGGCGCGTCGACCTGACCCCGCGCGTCCACGGCTGGGAGGCGCAGCTCGCGCTCAAGAAGGCGCGCGTCGTGGTGCTCGGCCTCGGCGGCACCGGCAGCCACGCGGCCTGGGCGCTCGCCGCCGCGGGCGTGGGGCGGCTGCACTGCGTGGACCCCGACGTGGTGGAGCCGTCCAACCTCAACCGGCAGGCCCTGTACGGCGAGGCCGACATCGGGCACGGCAAGGCGGAGGTCGCCGTGCGCAGGCTGCGCGAGTTCAACTCCGCGGTGACGATCACCGGCGCCCGGCGCCGCGTCGAGACCCGGCCGCAGCTCGCCGAGCTCATCGCCGGCGCCGACATGCTGGCGTTGTGCGCCGACGAGCCGCGCGGGCACGGCCTGCGGGTGTGGGCCAACCGGGAGTGCGCGCGGGCCGGCATCCCGTGGGCGGGCGGCGGGTACAGCGGCCCCCTGGTGACGGTCGGGGTCTACGCGCCGGGCCATCCGTGCTACGAGTGCGTCAGCGCGGGCGAGCAGGCCCGGCGGCGTCCCGGCAGCCCGGCCGACCTGGGCGGGCCCGGCGTGATCGCCACCTCGGCCGGCATCTCCGGGCACCTCGTCGCGCACGCGGTGATCACGCAGCTCACCGGCGTCCCCGCCATCCCGCCGGGGCGGGTCGGCGGGCTGAACCTGATCGCGCCCGACCAGCTCATCGACGTCCGGCACCCCTCCCGGAAGGAGTGCCCCGTCTGCGGGCCCGGACGCGACGGCCATTGA
- a CDS encoding DUF6879 family protein, which translates to MDAFHRLRAAEGEVLAVAEYQREFDEVFASSRDTVWKLERAQVFDETGLASWHAMVEGDWARSLALMEEHRPALARLYAARPDFRRLRVVESPVTPYLQWEMHFFAVRAAAGEHIRVMPASALREAETTAPLPELVIFSRSLCYQVLYDAIGAHTGARRVTDPAVVAPCLDALARLYHRGEELAGYHARAIAPLPPPRPGPGPG; encoded by the coding sequence TTGGACGCGTTCCACCGGCTCCGGGCCGCGGAGGGGGAAGTGCTCGCCGTCGCCGAGTACCAGCGGGAGTTCGACGAGGTCTTCGCCTCGTCCCGCGACACGGTGTGGAAGCTCGAACGGGCGCAGGTGTTCGACGAGACGGGCCTGGCGAGCTGGCACGCCATGGTCGAGGGCGACTGGGCGCGCTCGCTGGCGCTGATGGAGGAGCACCGCCCGGCGCTGGCGCGCCTGTACGCGGCGCGGCCGGACTTCCGCCGGCTGCGCGTGGTGGAGAGCCCGGTCACGCCGTACCTGCAGTGGGAGATGCACTTCTTCGCGGTGCGGGCGGCGGCCGGCGAGCACATCCGGGTGATGCCGGCGAGCGCGCTGCGCGAGGCCGAGACCACGGCGCCGCTGCCGGAACTGGTGATCTTCTCGCGGTCGCTGTGTTACCAGGTGCTCTACGACGCGATCGGCGCGCACACCGGGGCCCGCAGGGTCACCGACCCGGCGGTGGTCGCCCCGTGCCTGGACGCGCTCGCCCGCCTCTACCACCGGGGCGAGGAGCTGGCCGGCTACCACGCCCGCGCGATCGCGCCGCTGCCTCCGCCGCGGCCGGGCCCCGGCCCGGGGTGA
- a CDS encoding response regulator, with the protein MSADGPVRVLVVDDQRLVRESIASLLDIEPGISVAGVAADGHEAVEKATELTPDVVLMDVRMPGLDGVRAAAVIARRLPACRVLMLTTFDDEEYVVEAMRSGACGYLLKDLPARELAGAVRLAHAGVTPLDAAATAHLTRGLRLRAEPAVPEPPPPPTDALTPREVEVLRLVALGWTNREIAARLYLSEGTVKNHISRVLTRLGLRDRTQAAVHAHDLGLLGPPRAGP; encoded by the coding sequence GTGAGCGCGGACGGCCCCGTGCGCGTCCTGGTCGTGGACGACCAGCGGCTGGTCAGGGAGAGCATCGCCTCGCTGCTGGACATCGAGCCCGGCATCAGCGTCGCCGGAGTGGCCGCCGACGGGCACGAGGCCGTCGAGAAGGCCACGGAACTCACCCCCGACGTGGTCCTCATGGACGTGCGGATGCCCGGCCTCGACGGCGTGCGCGCCGCGGCCGTCATCGCCCGGCGCCTGCCCGCGTGCCGGGTGCTGATGCTGACCACCTTCGACGACGAGGAGTACGTCGTCGAGGCGATGCGGTCGGGGGCGTGCGGCTACCTGCTGAAGGACCTGCCCGCCCGCGAGCTGGCCGGCGCGGTGCGGCTGGCGCACGCGGGCGTCACCCCGCTCGACGCCGCCGCCACCGCCCACCTCACCCGGGGGCTGCGGCTCCGCGCCGAACCCGCCGTCCCCGAACCGCCGCCCCCGCCGACGGACGCGCTGACGCCCCGGGAGGTCGAGGTGCTGCGCCTGGTGGCGCTCGGCTGGACCAACAGGGAGATCGCCGCCCGCCTCTACCTCAGCGAGGGCACGGTGAAGAACCACATCTCCCGCGTCCTCACCCGCCTGGGCCTGCGCGACCGCACCCAGGCCGCCGTCCACGCCCACGACCTCGGCCTCCTCGGCCCGCCGCGCGCCGGGCCCTAG
- a CDS encoding sensor histidine kinase, which yields MSTSRTVRRAPSAVPPVVRRVSSVASPVSSARAARRASFLVYAAVLLAGLYDAALRHGDGGGGSPLPAGPWAPLGPGGPLSVVVFAAGIGALFALDLIESRRFRPGPPPARVAAALLGLRLALFVLVTAFDGSGLSHVLLVLVPFTARLSFGRTAGAVSAVACAAVVLAGYQWAAPGWPGDIEYVSDLLMLGVGLILSFAVAGVAAGAEEDRARLRESNARLAAYAGQAGELAAAAERVRVARDIHDGLGHHLTAVAVLLEKATAFGERDPALARQALADARESTRRALDDVRRSVRTLRAPAAPAPEFSLLAALTDLAAGAAGQAPAVELDLGGDETGYDPRVRTTLYRAAQEALTNARRHAGATRVSVGLALGDAEARLVVADDGRGFAAGAEGFGLTGMRERVRLAGGHLDLATGPGAGTRITITIPRAPAPPAHAGAVTPPFPAGMPPSPAGGTP from the coding sequence GTGTCAACGTCCCGGACCGTCCGGCGTGCGCCATCGGCCGTGCCGCCGGTCGTGCGGCGGGTGTCCTCCGTCGCGTCGCCGGTGTCCTCGGCGCGGGCCGCCCGGCGGGCCTCCTTCCTCGTGTACGCCGCCGTACTCCTCGCGGGGCTCTACGACGCGGCGCTGCGCCACGGGGACGGTGGCGGTGGCTCCCCGCTCCCGGCCGGGCCGTGGGCGCCCCTGGGGCCCGGAGGGCCGCTCTCCGTCGTGGTGTTCGCCGCGGGCATCGGGGCGCTGTTCGCGCTCGACCTGATCGAATCCCGCCGCTTCCGGCCCGGCCCGCCGCCCGCGCGCGTCGCCGCGGCACTGCTCGGCCTCCGGCTGGCGCTGTTCGTCCTCGTGACGGCCTTCGACGGCTCCGGCCTGTCGCACGTCCTCCTGGTGCTCGTCCCTTTCACCGCCCGCCTGTCCTTCGGCCGCACGGCCGGCGCGGTGTCGGCGGTGGCGTGCGCCGCCGTCGTCCTGGCCGGGTACCAGTGGGCGGCGCCGGGCTGGCCCGGCGACATCGAGTACGTGTCCGACCTGCTCATGCTGGGCGTCGGGCTGATCCTCTCCTTCGCGGTCGCGGGCGTGGCGGCCGGCGCGGAGGAGGACCGCGCGCGGCTGCGGGAGTCCAACGCGCGGCTGGCCGCCTACGCGGGCCAGGCGGGCGAGCTGGCCGCCGCCGCCGAGCGCGTGCGCGTCGCCCGCGACATCCACGACGGCCTCGGCCACCACCTCACCGCCGTCGCCGTCCTGCTGGAGAAGGCCACCGCCTTCGGCGAGCGCGACCCGGCCCTGGCGCGGCAGGCCCTCGCCGACGCCCGCGAGTCCACCCGCCGCGCCCTGGACGACGTGCGCCGCTCGGTGCGCACGCTGCGCGCGCCCGCCGCGCCCGCCCCGGAGTTCTCGCTGCTCGCCGCCCTCACCGACCTCGCCGCGGGCGCCGCGGGCCAGGCCCCCGCCGTCGAGCTGGACCTCGGCGGCGACGAGACCGGCTACGACCCGCGCGTGCGCACCACGTTGTACCGTGCCGCGCAGGAGGCGCTCACCAACGCCCGCCGCCACGCGGGCGCCACCCGCGTGTCCGTCGGCCTCGCCCTCGGCGACGCGGAGGCGCGGCTGGTCGTCGCCGACGACGGGCGCGGGTTCGCCGCCGGGGCCGAGGGCTTCGGCCTGACCGGCATGCGCGAGCGCGTCCGGCTGGCCGGAGGCCACCTCGACCTGGCCACCGGCCCCGGCGCGGGCACCCGGATCACGATCACGATCCCGCGCGCCCCCGCCCCGCCCGCCCACGCCGGCGCCGTGACCCCGCCGTTCCCCGCCGGAATGCCGCCTTCCCCGGCCGGAGGCACGCCGTGA